The uncultured Roseibium sp. DNA segment CAGCTTCCCTGGCAGGCAAAGAAGACTTTGCCCAATTGATGGTTTAGATGTCATGGAACCAAGCTTTCCCAAAAGGGCGGGCTCGCAAGAGCCCGCCCAGATTCAGCGGTTAATCCTGCGCCGGAATATTTTGCAGTTTGGTCCATTCCCCAACAGTGCCCATGTAGTCGCGTAACGACTTCAAGGCTTCTGCGAAAAGCGGATCGTTTTCCGCCTGCTCGTCCATGACCTCATCCGCCGTCACCTTCAGCTTGGCAAGCACCTCATCGGGGAATCGGCGGACTTGCGTGCCTGCTTTACGAATCTCGGCCAATGCGGCGGCTTGGGAATTTACCTGATCGGCCAGGTTATACGTGATGTTCGCCTTGCACGCCTGAATGAGGATGTTCTGCTTTTCTTCGCCCATCTTTTTCCAGACATCGCCATTCACGATGATTGAGTCCCACGAGGACGGCTGATGCCAGCCCGGAAAGTAGTAGTTCTTTGCGACGCGCTGAAACCCGAGCCCTACATCGAGGGAAGGTGCGGAGAACTCGGTCGCGTCCAGTCGGCCGGTTTCAAGGCTTATGTAGATCTCGCCGACCGGAACGGTCTGCGTACTTGCCCCCAGTTTGGCCAAGGTGAGACCGCCGAGACCTGCGATCCGCATTCTCAAGCCCTTGAAGTCTTCAATCGTATTGATTTCCTTGTTGAACCAGCCACCGGCTTCAGAAATCACGAGGTGACAGGGGATAAAATGCACGTTGAACGGATCATAGGCCTTCTGGATGATTTCCATCCCGCCACCGTGGAACATCCATGCAAGCGCGATATCCGGAGAAGGACCAAAAGGCATCGAACCAACGATATTGGCCACCGGAATTTGCTTGCTCCAATAACCGCTCCAGTCGAATCCCATATCAAGGGCGCCCGAACTTACCGCTCCGAAAACTTCAAACGGAGGAACGAAATCGCCGGCACCGTGAACTTCAATGTTCACTTCGCCATCGGTCATCGCGGATACGAGCTTCGCGAAATTCTGAGGGCTGGGGCCGATCGAAGGGACGTTCAGACCGAACGTGCTCTGCAAAGTATAGTTTTCCGCCGTCGCCAAACTCGTTGACATTATCAAGGCAGCCGCAGCCGCAGCTAGTTTTCTCATCGAACATCCTCCCAATGAAATGGTACGCATAAGTGCCGACCGGACACCGCGTCACGCTAACGTCTTTTGATTAGCAATATACGAATACGCTTGCAATAGACTAATTCAATATCCGTCAGGCCTGTAAGTGCCGGGATATAAGTGGTCATGTTGTCTCCGTCGGGTTGATGAGTGTTGTGGTGACTTCATCTAACCCGCCAACGGAGCGGCATGGCCCTACTTTCGTCAGGGCGCGCTCGCCTCAC contains these protein-coding regions:
- a CDS encoding TRAP transporter substrate-binding protein — its product is MRKLAAAAAALIMSTSLATAENYTLQSTFGLNVPSIGPSPQNFAKLVSAMTDGEVNIEVHGAGDFVPPFEVFGAVSSGALDMGFDWSGYWSKQIPVANIVGSMPFGPSPDIALAWMFHGGGMEIIQKAYDPFNVHFIPCHLVISEAGGWFNKEINTIEDFKGLRMRIAGLGGLTLAKLGASTQTVPVGEIYISLETGRLDATEFSAPSLDVGLGFQRVAKNYYFPGWHQPSSWDSIIVNGDVWKKMGEEKQNILIQACKANITYNLADQVNSQAAALAEIRKAGTQVRRFPDEVLAKLKVTADEVMDEQAENDPLFAEALKSLRDYMGTVGEWTKLQNIPAQD